Proteins encoded together in one Falco biarmicus isolate bFalBia1 chromosome 4, bFalBia1.pri, whole genome shotgun sequence window:
- the BFSP2 gene encoding LOW QUALITY PROTEIN: phakinin (The sequence of the model RefSeq protein was modified relative to this genomic sequence to represent the inferred CDS: substituted 1 base at 1 genomic stop codon), with product MPLPRRRSSFLGGQQPSSSAAESSGPPGRRVSVGGGGSLLRPPGVYVGTVPTGGVSSLGTRVSRRALGISSVFLQGLRSSSAAVPLAPGLEKGRGLSYESLNGCLVEYIEKVRALEQVNQELEEHIRVYLDKKAASVGSWGALRENWEAIYHQVTYLSQELTGFHQRRKVTLWELRTAHRWHEQQVSLGSLKMTTLKRTADMGSRIGTAXVGEAVLENARLMLHTENIQACAEDFKDRYENEQPFRKAVEDEINSLYKVIDDANLTKMDLESQIESMKEELTLLSKNHEEDVKVLYKQLAGSQLEELDVPLGSGLDDILEKIRIHWERDIEKNRAETGALLRTKQQAETMAAVRTQEEELVEGLRTEFHETACKIQSLQAETESLRTLKRGLENSLYDAKHWHDIELQNLGSVISKLEAEMGEIKVETEQQQRDRENLLTSKQQLEKDIAAYHCLLDGEQSRYLSLKASVP from the exons ATGCCCTTGCCGAGGCGCCGGTCGTCCTTCTTGGGGGGGCAGCAGCCCTCTTCCTCCGCGGCCGAGAGCTCGGGGCCACCTGGCCGCCGAGTGAGTGTCGGGGGTGGAGGGAGCCTGTTGAGACCCCCCGGCGTCTACGTGGGAACCGTCCCCACCGGCGGCGTGAGCAGCTTGGGCACCCGAGTGTCCCGCAGAGCCCTGGGCATCAGCAGCGTCTTCCTCCAGGGTCTGcgcagctcctctgctgctgtgcccttGGCCCCGGGGTTGGAGAAGGGCAGGGGTCTCTCCTATGAGAGCCTGAACGGCTGCTTGGTGGAGTACATCGAGAAGGTGCGAGCTCTCGAGCAGGTCAACCAAGAGCTAGAGGAGCACATCAGAGTCTACCTGGACAAGAAAGCGGCCAGCgtgggcagctggggagcacTGCGGGAGAACTGGGAGGCCATTTACCATCAG GTCACATATCTTTCGCAAGAGCTTACAGGATTCcatcagagaagaaaagtgaCGCTCTGGGAGCTGAGGACGGCTCACAGGTGGCATGAGCAACAAGTATCCCTTGGCTCACTGAAGATGACAACCCTGAAGAGGACTGCTGATATGGGAAGTAGAATAGGAACTGCATAA GTGGGTGAAGCAGTCCTTGAAAATGCTCGTCTTATGCTGCACACCGAGAACATTCAAGCCTGTGCTGAAGACTTTAAAGACAG gtATGAAAATGAACAGCCATTCAGAAAGGCAGTGGAAGATGAAATTAATTCCCTATATAAAGTGATTGATGATGCTAATTTAACTAAAATGGATCTGGAGAGTCAGATAGAGAGCATGAAAGAAGAATTAACTTTGCTGTCAAAGAATCATGAAGAA GATGTGAAGGTATTATACAAGCAGCTTGCTGGATCTCAGCTGGAAGAACTTGATGTTCCCCTGGGAAGTGGCCTGGATGACATACTGGAAAAAATCAGAATCCACTGGGAGAGAGACATTGAAAAGAATCGTGCTGAGACAGGTGCCCTGCTCCGTACCAAG CAACAGGCTGAAACAATGGCTGCCGTGCGAACACAGGAGGAAGAGCTGGTGGAGGGTCTTAGAACTGAGTTCCATGAAACTGCCTGCAAAATACAGAGCTTGCAAGCAGAAACCGAATCTTTGAGAACTTTG AAAAGGGGCCTGGAGAACTCTTTATATGATGCCAAGCACTGGCATGACATCGAACTGCAGAACCTAGGCTCTGTCATTTCCAAGCTGGAGGCTGAGATGGGAGAGATCAAAGTAGAAaccgagcagcagcagcgggatCGTGAAAACCTGCTGACCAGCAAACAACAGCTGGAGAAAGACATTGCTGCGTATCACTGCCTTCTGGATGGAGAACAAAGCAGGTACTTGTCCTTAAAAGCAAGTGTGCCATGA